A section of the Rossellomorea marisflavi genome encodes:
- a CDS encoding ABC transporter substrate-binding protein — protein sequence MIMLMILLVSTLLYGCGSEGSSGEGGGDKDNAAPKQLIFGRGGDSVALDPAVVTDGESFKVTVNIFETLVNFGEQDTEPNPGLAEKWDVAEDGLTYTFHLREGVKFQDGTDFNADAVVKNFDRWMNGNEEAFYYYKSMFGGFKGDEGHVIEDVKAVDEKTVEFKLKRPQAPFLKNIAMSPFAIVSPKAIDEQGDKLGENPVDAGTGPFKFKEWKRNDKIVLVKNEDYWQKDQPKLDEVVFRAIPENSARLNALISGEIDLADGVNPSDAGQVESNADLQIFERPSMNVGYLGLTSTRKPFDNPKVRQAINYAINKQSIIDAFFEGKAEIAKNPMPPVVAGYNDELEGYEYDPEKAKELLKEAGLEDGFEMDLWAMPVPRPYMPDGQKVAEAIQADLEKVGVKAKIVSYEWATYLEKARKGEADAFLLGWTGDNGDADNFLYVLLDKDNIGSNNYTYYSNDELHKLLIDAQSETDQDKRNEMYKKAQEIIHEDAPWVPLAHSTPLLAGSNKVKNFKPHPTGSDFLGAVDIE from the coding sequence ATGATCATGCTCATGATCCTTCTCGTATCCACACTGCTTTACGGATGTGGATCCGAAGGTTCATCCGGCGAAGGCGGGGGAGACAAGGATAATGCTGCACCAAAGCAATTGATATTCGGTCGTGGTGGAGATTCCGTGGCACTTGACCCGGCAGTCGTTACAGATGGAGAGTCATTTAAGGTCACAGTGAATATTTTTGAAACCCTTGTGAACTTCGGGGAGCAGGATACAGAACCGAATCCTGGTCTTGCAGAGAAGTGGGACGTAGCCGAAGATGGATTAACGTATACTTTCCACCTTCGTGAAGGAGTGAAGTTCCAAGACGGAACGGACTTCAATGCGGATGCGGTCGTTAAGAACTTCGATCGCTGGATGAACGGGAACGAAGAAGCATTCTATTACTATAAATCCATGTTCGGTGGATTTAAAGGAGACGAAGGGCACGTTATTGAAGACGTGAAGGCTGTTGACGAGAAAACCGTTGAATTCAAGCTGAAACGTCCACAGGCTCCTTTCCTTAAGAACATTGCCATGAGCCCGTTTGCGATTGTCAGCCCGAAAGCAATCGACGAACAAGGCGATAAGCTCGGAGAAAACCCAGTGGATGCAGGAACTGGTCCATTTAAATTCAAAGAGTGGAAGCGTAACGACAAAATCGTCCTCGTGAAAAATGAAGACTATTGGCAAAAAGATCAACCTAAATTGGATGAAGTGGTATTCCGCGCCATCCCTGAAAACTCTGCTCGTCTGAACGCCCTGATTTCCGGGGAAATCGATCTTGCCGATGGAGTCAATCCAAGTGATGCAGGCCAAGTTGAAAGCAATGCTGACCTTCAAATCTTTGAACGCCCATCCATGAACGTAGGCTACCTCGGTTTGACTTCTACGCGTAAGCCGTTCGACAATCCGAAAGTGCGTCAAGCCATCAACTATGCCATCAATAAGCAATCGATCATCGACGCTTTCTTCGAAGGGAAAGCTGAAATTGCCAAAAATCCTATGCCTCCTGTCGTAGCAGGTTATAACGATGAGCTTGAGGGGTATGAATACGATCCTGAAAAAGCGAAGGAATTATTGAAGGAAGCAGGTCTTGAAGACGGTTTCGAGATGGATCTGTGGGCGATGCCAGTACCGCGCCCGTATATGCCGGACGGTCAAAAGGTGGCAGAAGCCATCCAGGCCGACCTTGAAAAAGTCGGAGTCAAAGCCAAAATCGTCTCCTATGAGTGGGCAACGTATCTTGAAAAAGCCCGTAAAGGTGAAGCCGATGCCTTCCTACTTGGTTGGACCGGTGATAACGGAGATGCCGATAACTTCCTTTATGTTCTTCTCGATAAAGACAACATCGGAAGCAACAACTATACGTACTATAGCAATGACGAGCTACACAAACTCCTGATCGATGCCCAATCGGAAACCGATCAAGACAAACGTAACGAGATGTACAAGAAAGCCCAGGAAATCATCCATGAAGATGCCCCTTGGGTACCGCTTGCCCACTCGACGCCACTTCTAGCGGGCAGCAACAAAGTCAAAAACTTCAAGCCGCATCCAACTGGATCCGACTTCCTCGGAGCAGTAGACATCGAATAA
- a CDS encoding ABC transporter permease: MFQYTIRRLLQLIPVLLGMTLIVFFIIRAIPGDPAQVILGQQASKEAIEQLRNQLGLDTAWYVQYFDYLKGLLTGDLGNSLRTKTEVSSEIWPYLAATAELAIVAMIIAVVIGVNAGIISAWFQNSWFDYTAMILALIGVSLPIFWLGLMEQWVFGIQLDWLPTSGRENVRNPVSSITNFYLLDTLIQGRFDQFGDVFKHLILPGIALATIPMAIIARMTRSSMLEVMRSDYIRTARAKGLKMFWVVYKHSLKNAIIPVLTVIGLQMGLLLGGAILTETIFGWPGIGRYIYDAIAYRDYPVIQSGILVVAMIFVTINLIVDLLYAAVDPRIKYN, translated from the coding sequence ATGTTTCAATACACCATCCGAAGATTATTGCAGCTGATTCCGGTTCTGTTGGGGATGACATTGATTGTATTCTTCATCATCCGTGCCATTCCTGGTGATCCGGCACAGGTCATTCTTGGGCAGCAGGCCTCGAAGGAAGCCATCGAGCAGCTGAGGAATCAGCTTGGACTTGATACCGCCTGGTATGTTCAATATTTTGACTATCTAAAAGGTCTCCTTACAGGTGATCTTGGTAATTCCCTCAGAACGAAGACAGAGGTCTCATCCGAAATCTGGCCGTATCTGGCAGCCACCGCTGAACTGGCCATCGTGGCCATGATCATTGCTGTTGTCATTGGGGTCAATGCAGGAATCATCAGTGCGTGGTTCCAGAACTCCTGGTTTGATTACACAGCCATGATCCTCGCTCTGATCGGGGTATCGCTTCCGATCTTCTGGCTTGGTTTAATGGAGCAGTGGGTTTTCGGGATTCAGCTTGACTGGCTTCCTACATCTGGCCGGGAAAATGTCCGGAATCCTGTTTCGTCGATTACGAATTTTTATTTGCTCGACACCTTGATACAAGGGAGATTTGATCAATTTGGTGATGTCTTCAAGCATCTCATCCTACCGGGGATTGCCCTCGCGACTATTCCCATGGCTATCATTGCACGGATGACGAGATCTAGCATGCTCGAAGTCATGAGATCTGATTATATCCGGACGGCACGGGCTAAAGGATTGAAGATGTTCTGGGTTGTATACAAGCATTCTTTGAAGAATGCCATCATTCCGGTCCTGACCGTCATCGGGCTACAGATGGGTCTCCTTCTCGGGGGAGCAATCCTGACGGAAACAATCTTTGGATGGCCTGGTATCGGCCGCTATATTTACGATGCCATAGCCTATCGGGATTACCCCGTCATTCAGTCAGGGATCCTGGTCGTAGCCATGATCTTTGTCACCATCAATCTTATCGTGGACCTACTCTATGCGGCTGTTGATCCGCGCATTAAATATAACTAG
- the nikC gene encoding nickel transporter permease, protein MAEIAEPQKELSPALHEEHVSPWKEAWKSFRKNKIALIGLFIVLFFVILAIAAPLIAPQGINEQNLAKRLQAPSSEHWFGTDDFGRDILSRIIHGARISLWVGFFAVIGSAVAGSLLGIVAGYYGRWVDTIISRIFDIMLAFPSILLAIAVVAALGPSLRNALIAIAIINIPNFGRLVRSRVLSVKQEEYVMAAKAIGMKDNRILLHHILPNSMAPIIVQGTLAIATAIIEAAALGFLGLGAQAPQPEWGKMLADARTFMLQAPWTMIFPGLAIMLTVLGFNLMGDGLRDALDPKMKN, encoded by the coding sequence ATGGCAGAAATAGCAGAACCGCAAAAGGAACTCAGTCCTGCTCTTCATGAGGAGCATGTTTCTCCGTGGAAGGAGGCGTGGAAGAGCTTCCGGAAGAATAAAATAGCCCTGATCGGTCTCTTCATCGTTTTGTTCTTTGTCATTCTCGCAATAGCGGCTCCTCTTATTGCTCCTCAGGGGATCAATGAGCAGAACCTGGCGAAAAGGCTTCAGGCACCGTCCTCCGAGCACTGGTTCGGAACAGATGATTTCGGCCGTGATATTCTTTCAAGGATCATCCACGGAGCAAGGATTTCCCTATGGGTTGGATTCTTTGCTGTCATCGGTTCCGCCGTAGCAGGGAGCCTGCTGGGGATTGTTGCAGGTTATTATGGGCGCTGGGTTGATACGATTATCTCCAGGATCTTTGATATCATGCTCGCATTTCCAAGTATCCTCCTGGCCATCGCCGTCGTTGCGGCACTCGGGCCATCCTTAAGGAATGCCCTTATCGCCATTGCCATCATCAACATACCGAACTTTGGAAGGCTCGTCCGCTCCAGGGTGCTGAGCGTGAAGCAGGAGGAGTATGTGATGGCGGCTAAGGCAATCGGCATGAAAGATAACCGCATCCTGCTGCATCATATCCTCCCGAACAGTATGGCTCCGATCATTGTTCAGGGGACGTTGGCTATTGCTACGGCCATCATCGAAGCGGCCGCCCTTGGTTTCCTCGGTCTGGGGGCACAGGCTCCTCAACCGGAGTGGGGGAAGATGCTCGCCGATGCAAGGACGTTCATGTTGCAAGCACCTTGGACGATGATTTTTCCGGGACTTGCCATCATGCTGACGGTTCTCGGGTTCAATCTCATGGGCGATGGCCTCAGGGATGCGCTTGATCCAAAAATGAAAAATTGA
- a CDS encoding FUSC family protein — protein MKFGARILKTGIAIVLALLISEILKLPAPVFAGIAAVFAVQPTIYRSYLTIIEQVQANLVGAGIAVIFVLIFGSSPLVVGLAVIIAIAIILKLKLQNTIGLALVTLIAIMEVTDQDFITFALIRFSTILIGVFSSFIINLIFLPPKYETKLFHRVSDSTEEILKWIRLSTRHATEFHLVKKDLERIKEKLIKVDQLYLLYKEEREYFKRNTIVRSRKLVIFRQMISSTYRSFEVLKRLNRYENEIYQLPDELRGVIKAQLDCLLTYHEQLHLKFLGKMHPQAESEAQQDVCLHRKELMTIMLEEVKQHTKNDDIHNFHLLHIFSAIFEYDENLEHLERLITSFQSYHKEDNEVSISEEEEV, from the coding sequence ATGAAATTTGGTGCCCGCATCCTCAAGACGGGGATTGCGATCGTTTTGGCTCTCCTTATCTCAGAAATACTGAAACTGCCTGCCCCTGTGTTCGCAGGGATTGCAGCAGTATTCGCCGTACAGCCGACGATCTACCGCTCATACCTGACCATCATTGAGCAGGTCCAGGCAAATCTGGTCGGCGCCGGGATCGCCGTGATCTTTGTATTGATTTTCGGCAGCAGCCCTCTTGTGGTCGGCCTTGCGGTCATTATCGCCATCGCCATCATTTTGAAACTGAAACTGCAAAACACCATCGGCCTGGCTCTTGTCACACTCATCGCCATCATGGAGGTAACCGATCAGGACTTTATTACATTTGCACTCATCCGTTTTTCTACGATCTTGATTGGGGTATTCTCCTCTTTCATCATCAACCTGATCTTCTTGCCACCAAAGTATGAGACAAAGCTATTTCACCGGGTGTCGGATTCCACAGAAGAGATCCTGAAGTGGATCAGGCTCAGCACAAGGCACGCAACCGAATTCCACCTTGTAAAAAAAGATCTGGAGCGTATCAAAGAAAAGCTCATCAAGGTCGATCAGCTTTATCTGCTGTACAAAGAAGAGCGTGAATACTTCAAGCGGAACACGATTGTCAGAAGCCGGAAGCTTGTCATCTTCAGGCAGATGATTTCGTCTACGTACCGCAGCTTTGAAGTGTTAAAAAGGTTAAACCGCTATGAAAACGAAATCTACCAGCTTCCCGATGAACTCCGGGGTGTCATCAAGGCTCAGCTCGATTGTCTCCTGACCTATCATGAACAATTACACCTGAAGTTCCTTGGCAAGATGCATCCCCAAGCTGAATCGGAAGCACAGCAGGATGTTTGTCTTCACCGAAAAGAATTGATGACCATCATGCTGGAGGAAGTCAAACAGCACACCAAAAACGACGATATCCATAATTTCCACCTGCTTCATATCTTCTCTGCCATCTTTGAATACGATGAAAACCTTGAGCATCTGGAGCGATTGATCACAAGCTTCCAGTCGTATCACAAAGAAGATAACGAAGTATCCATCTCGGAAGAAGAAGAAGTATAA
- a CDS encoding glutamate-1-semialdehyde 2,1-aminomutase — protein sequence MQFSKSESLHTEALEHIVGGVNSPSRSYKAVGGGSPVAMERGEGAYFWDVDGNKYIDYLAAYGPIITGHAHPHVTEAIKTAAENGVLYGTPTRHEVKFAKMIKEAMPYMDKVRFVNSGTEAVMTTIRVARAYTGKDKVIKFAGCYHGHSDLVLVAAGSGPSTLGTPDSAGVPKSIAQEVITVPFNEIGPFKEAMEKWGDQIAAVLVEPIVGNFGIVEPKEGFLEAINDIAHEAGSLVIYDEVITAFRFMYGGAQDLLKVKPDLTALGKIIGGGLPIGAYGGKKEIMEQVAPLGPAYQAGTMAGNPASILSGIACLEVLQEQGVYEKLDALGAKLEEGILAAAKKHGTPISINRLKGALTLYFTEETVENYEQAEATDGEMFARFFKLMLNQGINLAPSKYEAWFLTTAHTEEDIDATLVAVDNAFSQL from the coding sequence ATGCAATTTTCTAAATCAGAATCATTACATACAGAAGCCCTGGAGCATATCGTCGGTGGTGTGAATAGCCCATCACGCTCGTATAAAGCAGTCGGCGGCGGGTCTCCCGTCGCGATGGAACGCGGGGAGGGAGCGTATTTCTGGGACGTCGATGGGAATAAGTACATTGACTACCTTGCTGCCTACGGTCCGATCATCACGGGGCACGCTCATCCCCACGTGACTGAAGCCATCAAAACGGCTGCGGAAAACGGGGTACTATACGGTACGCCGACGCGCCATGAAGTCAAGTTTGCGAAAATGATCAAAGAAGCCATGCCTTATATGGATAAAGTACGTTTCGTCAACTCCGGTACAGAAGCCGTCATGACGACCATTCGCGTTGCCCGTGCCTACACAGGCAAAGATAAAGTCATCAAGTTCGCGGGCTGTTACCACGGCCATTCCGACCTTGTCCTTGTGGCAGCAGGTTCAGGTCCGTCCACCCTTGGGACACCGGATTCAGCAGGCGTACCGAAAAGCATCGCCCAGGAAGTGATCACCGTTCCATTCAATGAAATCGGACCTTTCAAAGAAGCGATGGAAAAATGGGGCGACCAGATCGCAGCCGTTCTTGTCGAGCCGATTGTAGGAAACTTCGGGATCGTCGAGCCGAAGGAAGGTTTCCTCGAAGCCATCAATGATATCGCTCACGAAGCCGGCTCCCTTGTGATCTATGACGAAGTCATCACGGCATTCCGCTTCATGTACGGAGGAGCTCAGGACCTTCTCAAAGTGAAGCCCGACCTGACCGCACTCGGAAAGATCATCGGTGGAGGACTTCCGATCGGTGCCTACGGCGGTAAAAAAGAGATCATGGAGCAAGTGGCTCCACTCGGCCCTGCTTATCAGGCTGGAACGATGGCCGGTAATCCAGCATCAATCCTGTCGGGAATCGCCTGCCTAGAAGTACTGCAGGAACAAGGTGTATACGAAAAGCTCGATGCACTCGGCGCCAAGCTTGAAGAGGGAATCCTCGCAGCAGCGAAGAAACACGGTACACCGATTTCCATCAACCGCCTGAAAGGAGCTTTGACCCTTTACTTCACAGAAGAAACAGTAGAGAACTATGAGCAGGCAGAAGCCACAGACGGTGAAATGTTCGCCAGGTTCTTCAAACTTATGCTGAATCAAGGGATCAATCTTGCTCCATCAAAATATGAAGCATGGTTCTTGACCACAGCCCACACAGAAGAAGATATCGATGCGACACTCGTTGCCGTCGATAATGCATTCTCGCAGCTTTGA
- a CDS encoding ion channel, with protein MIGFGAIYLLLDLEGVQILVEDGAPISGTFIEHFFTSIYFSGVTLFSLGYGDVTPVGVGRGVALIESWLGYTVPAAFVVKNFMRPKDDRIS; from the coding sequence ATGATTGGTTTCGGCGCCATTTACCTCCTTCTCGATCTTGAGGGAGTTCAAATCCTGGTGGAAGATGGTGCACCCATCAGTGGTACCTTCATTGAACATTTCTTCACGAGCATCTACTTCAGCGGCGTGACGCTCTTTTCTCTTGGATATGGGGATGTTACGCCGGTAGGGGTCGGCCGGGGTGTCGCCCTCATAGAATCGTGGCTGGGCTATACGGTACCGGCTGCCTTTGTGGTTAAAAACTTCATGCGACCAAAAGATGATCGAATAAGTTGA
- the bcp gene encoding thioredoxin-dependent thiol peroxidase — MTVGQKAPEFELTANNGGTVKLSDYRGKNVVLYFYPKDMTPGCTTEACDFRDHHENFEELDAVILGVSPDPAERHEKFIENHGLPFQLLVDEDHKVAEAYGVWKLKKNFGKEYMGIERSTFIIDKEGTLSKEWRKVKVKGHVEEALQYIEEHLS, encoded by the coding sequence ATGACAGTTGGTCAGAAGGCACCGGAATTCGAACTGACGGCGAATAATGGTGGAACAGTGAAACTATCCGATTACAGAGGCAAGAATGTCGTGCTCTATTTTTATCCGAAAGATATGACACCGGGATGTACGACGGAGGCCTGTGACTTCCGTGATCACCATGAGAATTTTGAAGAGCTTGATGCAGTCATCCTCGGTGTAAGCCCCGATCCGGCCGAACGCCATGAAAAGTTCATCGAGAATCACGGTCTCCCGTTCCAACTTCTTGTGGATGAAGATCATAAGGTAGCGGAGGCTTACGGGGTGTGGAAGCTCAAGAAGAACTTTGGGAAGGAATACATGGGTATCGAACGCTCCACTTTTATCATTGATAAAGAAGGCACTCTCTCCAAGGAGTGGAGGAAAGTTAAGGTGAAAGGGCATGTGGAAGAGGCCCTTCAATACATCGAAGAGCATCTTTCCTGA
- a CDS encoding D-2-hydroxyacid dehydrogenase: MDVVFTYEPKEDFRVELMREFPDQQFHFCKNVKEAGEILTVAKVVVTMGEDLTPEILENCRQLKWIMVTSAGLEKMPFDSIRQKGVMVTNARGIHKIPMAEFTLGLMLQHAKKFPILGDQEKEKRWSRRIGSTELHDHVLLVLGAGAIGGEVARLSKAFGMKVIGINSSGEAKDHFDEMYTFEGMDKVLGSADYIVSVLPSTKETRSLLTIDHFKAMKESAAFINIGRGDLVEEEVLLRAAGDHLIEKIYLDVFKDEPLPADHPFWEEESITITPHVSSITEHYMPRALSIFKTNLLAYHNGEELINIIDTERGY; the protein is encoded by the coding sequence ATGGATGTAGTATTTACATATGAGCCAAAAGAAGATTTCCGTGTTGAGCTGATGCGTGAATTCCCCGATCAGCAATTTCACTTCTGCAAAAATGTGAAGGAAGCTGGGGAAATACTGACTGTGGCCAAAGTTGTTGTAACAATGGGGGAGGACTTGACCCCTGAAATCCTTGAAAATTGTCGGCAGTTGAAGTGGATCATGGTAACGTCTGCCGGCTTGGAGAAGATGCCGTTTGATTCCATCCGTCAAAAAGGGGTCATGGTGACAAATGCAAGGGGAATCCATAAGATCCCAATGGCCGAGTTCACATTGGGCCTGATGCTGCAACATGCAAAAAAATTCCCAATCCTCGGTGATCAGGAGAAAGAAAAGAGGTGGTCGCGCCGGATCGGTTCCACGGAGCTTCATGATCATGTTCTCCTCGTGCTCGGTGCCGGGGCGATCGGAGGGGAGGTCGCCAGGCTGTCAAAAGCATTCGGGATGAAGGTGATCGGCATCAATTCATCCGGTGAGGCAAAAGACCATTTCGATGAGATGTACACCTTTGAAGGGATGGATAAGGTCCTTGGATCTGCTGACTATATCGTTTCGGTCCTTCCGAGTACGAAGGAGACACGCTCCCTGCTGACAATCGATCACTTCAAAGCCATGAAAGAGAGCGCCGCCTTCATCAATATCGGGAGGGGGGATCTAGTGGAGGAGGAAGTACTCCTCCGTGCGGCCGGGGATCACCTGATTGAGAAGATCTACCTGGATGTATTCAAGGATGAACCCCTGCCTGCAGATCATCCTTTCTGGGAAGAGGAATCAATCACCATCACACCTCATGTGTCGAGCATAACGGAACACTATATGCCGAGGGCGCTCTCCATATTTAAAACCAATCTGCTTGCATATCATAATGGTGAAGAGCTTATCAATATCATTGATACTGAAAGGGGTTATTAA
- a CDS encoding cob(I)yrinic acid a,c-diamide adenosyltransferase: MKIYTKTGDKGSTSLIYGTRVSKKDQRVEAYGTCDEANSMLGLALSHMKNEFFEGKDSFEAFLHKVQTILFHVGAELATPEGKEVKWKLEEEHVKELEEQIDALDGTLTPLTNFILPGGHPSGAAFHMARTIVRRAEREAVGIDEPVNPLVLSYLNRLSDYLFVAGRYINQQMGEGEKNLHG, encoded by the coding sequence TTGAAAATTTATACAAAGACCGGGGATAAAGGATCTACATCCCTTATATACGGTACCAGGGTGTCCAAAAAGGATCAGCGTGTAGAAGCATATGGTACATGCGATGAAGCAAATTCCATGCTTGGACTGGCACTAAGCCATATGAAAAATGAATTCTTCGAAGGGAAAGACTCATTCGAGGCCTTCCTTCACAAAGTGCAGACGATCCTGTTCCACGTAGGAGCGGAGCTTGCCACCCCCGAGGGCAAGGAAGTGAAATGGAAGCTGGAGGAGGAGCATGTGAAAGAGCTTGAAGAACAGATTGACGCCCTCGACGGTACGCTCACTCCGCTGACGAATTTCATCCTGCCAGGTGGCCATCCTTCCGGTGCTGCGTTTCACATGGCGAGGACGATTGTGAGGAGGGCTGAGCGGGAAGCGGTAGGAATCGATGAACCGGTCAATCCCCTCGTTCTCTCCTATCTGAACCGATTGTCTGATTACCTGTTCGTGGCAGGGAGATACATCAACCAGCAGATGGGTGAGGGAGAGAAAAATTTGCATGGTTGA
- the perR gene encoding peroxide-responsive transcriptional repressor PerR: MTMSDESQLKEAISTLKETGVRITPQRHAILEFLIESMAHPTADDIYKALEGKFPNMSVATVYNNLRVFREVGLVKELTYGDASSRFDFVTTEHYHVICDSCGKIVDFHYPGLDEVEHLASHVTGFKVNSHRMEIYGTCPECSKINKETH; the protein is encoded by the coding sequence ATGACGATGTCTGACGAAAGCCAATTGAAAGAAGCGATCTCGACATTGAAGGAAACGGGAGTGCGAATAACTCCTCAACGTCATGCGATATTAGAGTTTCTCATTGAATCAATGGCTCATCCGACTGCTGATGACATATACAAAGCCCTTGAAGGAAAATTCCCTAATATGAGTGTGGCAACCGTCTATAACAATCTTCGGGTCTTCCGTGAAGTCGGACTGGTAAAGGAACTTACCTACGGGGATGCGTCCAGCCGCTTTGATTTTGTCACCACGGAACACTATCATGTCATCTGCGATAGCTGCGGAAAGATTGTCGATTTCCACTACCCGGGACTCGATGAAGTGGAGCATCTCGCCTCTCACGTGACGGGATTCAAGGTTAACAGTCATCGCATGGAGATTTACGGAACATGTCCTGAATGCAGTAAAATCAACAAAGAAACCCATTAA
- a CDS encoding YgzB family protein: MAKKYSSKINKIRTFALSLVFIGFIIMYVGIYFRQHPWVMTTFMLLGFLSIIGSTVVYFWIGMLSTKAVQVTCPNCGKVTKVLGRVDMCMYCNEPLTLDPKLEGEEFNEDYNKKRSR; encoded by the coding sequence ATGGCAAAGAAGTATTCTAGCAAAATCAATAAAATCCGGACCTTTGCGTTAAGCTTGGTTTTCATCGGATTCATCATTATGTATGTAGGTATCTATTTTAGACAGCACCCGTGGGTCATGACAACCTTCATGCTATTGGGGTTTCTGTCAATCATCGGAAGTACGGTCGTCTACTTCTGGATCGGCATGCTCTCGACGAAGGCCGTCCAAGTGACGTGTCCCAATTGCGGGAAGGTCACGAAGGTGCTCGGGCGTGTCGATATGTGCATGTATTGCAATGAGCCGCTTACGTTGGATCCGAAGCTTGAAGGCGAAGAGTTCAACGAAGACTATAATAAAAAACGCAGCCGATAG
- a CDS encoding nucleotidyltransferase-like protein: protein MEDILRPIYQERTSHPNTLGALLVEQSNKFSPLTDTFDIVLFLVVKEAEEPVFIKHYSYKDQKAALHVVTEEKLREWILLGSNRKVIDWIFNGKVLFDRNEFIQNLKIELRDFPFYGRKIKMGLEFAKLIRRYMDGKVFFESKHYLDAYNHIVHSLHHLARLSVIEHGFHPEVTVWNQVKQIEPEIYKLYEELVTSDEEIDKRLELLFLASEFLIHSRMKVASEHLISILEQKEYWTFQELLNNEGAKHYSVDLSMMIEYLTDKGFIEVVDVETKGQGIYHRYYRVKK, encoded by the coding sequence ATGGAAGACATTTTAAGACCGATATACCAGGAGCGTACCAGTCACCCTAATACGCTGGGCGCCCTGTTGGTAGAACAGAGCAACAAATTCAGCCCCTTGACCGATACCTTTGATATCGTCCTGTTCCTTGTGGTGAAGGAGGCAGAAGAGCCTGTCTTCATCAAGCATTATTCCTATAAAGATCAAAAAGCAGCCCTGCACGTGGTGACGGAGGAAAAGCTCCGGGAATGGATCCTGCTTGGTTCCAACCGTAAAGTCATCGACTGGATTTTCAATGGGAAAGTATTATTTGATCGGAATGAGTTCATCCAGAATCTGAAGATCGAACTGAGAGATTTCCCTTTCTATGGAAGGAAAATCAAAATGGGTCTTGAGTTTGCCAAACTGATCAGACGATATATGGATGGAAAAGTATTCTTCGAGAGTAAGCATTACCTTGATGCCTATAATCATATTGTCCATTCCCTTCATCACCTTGCAAGACTCTCTGTCATCGAGCATGGATTCCATCCTGAAGTGACCGTGTGGAATCAGGTCAAGCAGATCGAACCGGAAATTTACAAGTTGTATGAAGAGCTGGTGACGAGCGATGAGGAAATCGACAAGCGTCTGGAGCTGCTTTTCCTGGCAAGTGAATTCCTTATCCATTCGAGGATGAAGGTAGCTTCAGAACACCTCATCAGCATACTGGAGCAAAAAGAGTATTGGACATTCCAGGAACTCTTGAATAATGAAGGAGCCAAACATTATTCTGTGGATCTGAGCATGATGATCGAGTATCTGACGGATAAGGGCTTCATCGAGGTGGTTGATGTGGAAACCAAAGGACAGGGGATTTACCATAGATATTACAGGGTTAAAAAATAA
- a CDS encoding alpha/beta hydrolase, whose translation MNIQSIQLSSNPQSTLTAYLLDTTKRMKNITTRPAVLILPGGGYYYTSDREAEPVAMAYLSEGYHAFTLRYSVGEAKRFEDSFRDAEEALAYIRNHASELGVDPERIAVVGFSAGGHLAASLGTMGTYRPRALILGYPCILSNLEDVLAFPVPSLEEKVDGNTPPSFLFSTFEDRIVPVEHTVEFIRALTRAGVPFESHIFQHGVHGLSLGKPLSSAGQRSMVDDDFSQWFQLSISWLHRLMGDFPLDRE comes from the coding sequence ATGAACATTCAATCTATCCAGTTGAGCAGCAACCCGCAATCGACGCTTACAGCTTATTTATTGGATACAACCAAGCGTATGAAAAACATTACCACCCGTCCTGCCGTTCTGATCCTGCCGGGAGGAGGGTATTACTATACATCCGACCGGGAGGCAGAGCCTGTAGCCATGGCATACTTGTCAGAAGGCTATCATGCATTCACCCTACGTTATTCGGTAGGAGAAGCCAAGAGGTTTGAAGATTCATTCAGGGATGCTGAGGAAGCTTTAGCTTATATCAGGAATCATGCCTCTGAATTAGGAGTGGATCCTGAGCGTATCGCGGTAGTCGGCTTTTCCGCTGGGGGGCATCTGGCCGCTTCGCTGGGTACCATGGGTACCTACAGACCGAGAGCCCTGATCCTTGGGTATCCTTGTATTCTTTCAAACCTTGAGGATGTGCTGGCATTCCCGGTGCCATCCCTCGAAGAGAAAGTTGATGGGAACACACCTCCTAGCTTTTTGTTTTCAACTTTTGAAGACCGGATTGTACCAGTTGAACATACGGTGGAATTCATAAGGGCCCTCACCCGTGCTGGCGTCCCCTTTGAATCTCATATTTTTCAGCATGGTGTACACGGACTTTCCCTAGGGAAGCCTTTGTCATCGGCTGGACAGCGTTCAATGGTAGACGATGATTTCTCACAGTGGTTCCAGCTCAGCATCTCCTGGCTCCACCGATTGATGGGAGACTTCCCCCTAGACCGTGAATAA